The following are encoded in a window of Scophthalmus maximus strain ysfricsl-2021 chromosome 6, ASM2237912v1, whole genome shotgun sequence genomic DNA:
- the LOC118308904 gene encoding CD276 antigen yields the protein MLFPRLLLLRLSAGLLASTAAAWTNTDGTSVEKFIIKERDSVTLPCSMTNKENLRGTVFDWRKDGLEVFLYVAGSYYGNGYLGQDEQYKGRVSHFEEELKDGNASILIRNTQIADSGNYTCVLPHLLPGRTFHSELVVGAAPKPSIKTLGETEDGVQLQCEVHGASPKPRVQWQDRAGNIVPAEEPQVSERGGSYDIVLQTTVTKTDYYRCVSTQDEINHQTHAETYVRVHKNHGWKFAVGFVVGVVLTLLVVGVVLFVLFKTCRIKRDKGSGQQGKSSSTSVQLVLLKLSGDEMVNGSAVHHGGTPDGSGQLGNVPAPSGDEACVIQVVEGTDTGLAVHHSETPNGSGLWWNGSA from the exons GGACAAGTGTGGAAAAATTCATCATTAAAGAGAGGGATTCTGTCACGTTACCCTGCTCTATGACAAACAAGGAGAACCTCAGAGGAACGGTGTTCGACTGGAGGAAAGATGGTCTGGAGGTCTTCCTGTACGTTGCTGGTTCTTATTACGGAAACGGCTATCTGGGCCAGGACGAGCAGTACAAAGGACGGGTCTCACATTTTGAGGAAGAGCTGAAGGACGGAAACGCCTCCATACTTATCAGAAACACTCAGATTGCTGACAGCGGAAACTACACCTGTGTGCTTCCACATCTTTTGCCAGGACGAACATTCCACAGTGAGCTTGTTGTTG GAGCAGCTCCAAAACCGTCCATCAAAACACTTGGTGAAACAGAAGACGGAgttcagctgcagtgtgaagTTCATGGTGCGTCTCCAAAACCACGTGTCCAGTGGCAGGACAGAGCTGGAAACATTGTTCCTGCTGAAGAACCTCAGGTCTCAGAAAGAGGAGGCAGCTACGACATCGTCCTCCAAACTACTGTGACCAAGACCGACTACTATCGCTGTGTCTCCACACAGGACGAGATCAACCATCAGACACATGCTGAGACTTATGTTCGTGTTCATA aGAATCATGGATGGAAGTTTGCTGTTGGATTTGTTGTCGGTGTAGTTTTGACTCTTCTTGTTGTCGGTGTCGTTCTATTTGTGCTTTTCAAGACTTGTCGCATCAAACGTGATAAAG gttCTGGTCAGCAGGGGAAAAGTTCTTCTACTTCAGTGCAGTTGGTTCTTCTCAAACTGTCTGGTGATGAAATGGTTAACGGTTCGGCGGTACACCACGGTGGAACTCCCGACG gTTCTGGTCAGCTGGGGAACGTTCCTGCTCCTTCAGGAGACGAGGCTTGTGTAATACAGGTTGTCGAAGGAACAGATACCGGTTTGGCGGTACACCACAGTGAAACTCCCAACG gTTCTGGTCTGTGGTGGAACGGTTCTGCCTGA